The segment AATAACAGACCAGGTCGATCTTCCTGGCGCCACTGTCCTTGTCGATCACGCGATCAGCATGGCTGACCTTGAAACTGGCCGGCAAGACGCTGTCCGGCATGGGTTTGCTCTCCATCCTCTTCTCCTTCTCGATTCGCCGCGCCCGCTCGCGCACGATGGCGGCCGGCTTTTTATCTTCGCGCAAGCCGTGAAACACGGCGTGGCGCACGGCGCCGCCGCTGGTCCATTGCGCAAAACTCACTTCGGCCACCAGCTGCGGCTGGACCCAGATGGGCCTGCGCACGCCGCCCGCCTTGCCCGCGAACGGACTCGTATCGGCAAGCAGTGCGTCGAGCCGGCGCCGCAAGTCGCGCAGGCTGGCGTCATCGAAGCCGCTGCCCACATTGCCCGCATAATGCAGCTTGCCCTGGGCATCATGCACGCCCAGCAAGAGCGAACCGATGCCCTCGCGCGCGCCCTGCGGCGCCGTATAGCCGCCGATGACGAATTCCTGGCGCAGCCCGCACTTGAGCTTGATCCAGTCGCCCGAACGCCGCGTGACGTAGGGTGAACCGCGCCGCTTGCCGATCACCCCTTCCAGCCCCAGGCGGCAGGCGTGGGCCAGCAGTTGCTGCGGCGCGGCATCGAGCGCGTCGCTGAAGCGCACCAGGGGCGACGCGGGCAAGCTCTGCAGCAGCTCTTGCAGCAGCGCCCTGCGCGCCTCGACGGGTTGGCCGCGCAGATCATGGCCATCGAAGTACGGCACGTCGAACAGGTAATACGCGATCTCGCTGCTTGTTTGCGCGTCGAACGCGCGCTGCAAGGCGCCAAAATCCGGGTGGCCGCTGGCGTCGTTGACGACGATTTCACCGTCGTACCAGCCCGGCGGCAAGCCCAGCTTTTCCAGCGCTTGCCGCAGCTTCGGCAATTTCGCCGTCCAGTCGTTGCCATTGCGCGTCATCAGGGCGACATGTTCGCCATCGCAACGGGCGAGGATGCGGTAGCCGTCGAATTTCACCTCGAAAATCCAGTCTTGCGCGTCCGGCGGCGGCGCATCGACGAGGGTGGCCAGCTGCGGCGACAGGGTAGCGGGCAACTCGGCGGCCGGCGCTGCGGAGCCGTCCGCCCTCTTCTTGCGCTTGGGCAGGGCCTTGTTGCTGACGCTGTCGGGGAACTCGTCGACCACAGAAAATTCCGCTGCCGGCCGCGCATACTCGTCTTTTTCCTTGATCAGCAGCCAGGCCGGCTGCTTTTCGCTGCGTTTGTCTGCCCGGCCTTTCATGCGCACCAGCACCCACTTGCCATGCATCTTGTGGCCATGCAGCGTGAATTTCAGCTCGCCGGCCGCCAGCGCCTTGCGCGCATCGGGCGTGGCGGGCTGCGGCTGCCACGTCCCCTTGTCCCAGATGATGACCTTGCCCGCGCCATACTGTTTTTCGGGGATCGTGCCTTCAAAACTGGCATACGCAATGGGATGGTCTTCCACCTGCACGGCCATGCGCTTGTCGCGCGGATCGTAGCTGGGCCCTTTCGGCACGGCCCAGCTTTTCATCGTGCCGTCCAGTTCCAGCCGGAAGTCATAGTGCAAACGGCTGGCCCAGTGCTTCTGGATGACGAAGGTGAGCGCATCGTTCGCGTCCTCGTCGCCACCCGCAGGCTCGGGCGTAACGGCGAAATTGCGTTTGGACCGGTAGGTTTTCAGGTCGGCTTTCATGGTGAACCCAGGCAATATGGATGACTTCGAGTCTAGGCCGCAGCGGACCCTGGCGCGGTACGCCAGCTAACAGAGCGCCTGCCCCGGCAAATGTAAGTGTTTGTAATTCGCAAAAAACGTGTCAACGGTATTGCCGTACGGCGCGTTTTTGGCTCAGTGACAGGGGATTGATCTCCTGAACTACAACCCCACTTCTCGAGGAACTGCACCATGAAAAAAGTAATCGCTACTCTGATCGCCGGCTTGTTCGCTACCGCAGCCTTTGCTCAAACGCCAGCCGCGCCTGCCAAGGCCGAAGCCAAGCACACCAAGGAAGTGGCAAAAGCGGAAGCCAAGGAAACCAAGGCTGTCGTCAAAGCCGATGCCAAGGAAGCGGCCGTCGTCGCCGATGCGAAAGCCGACGTAGCCAGCGCCAAGGCCGACGCCAAAGTCACCAAGGCAAAAGCCCATCACAAAGCGAAAAAAGCCAAGGCCAAGGCTGACGAAGCCAAAACTGAAGCGACCGCGGCAGCAGCCAAATAATTCGCTCCGCGCGTTTCATGCGCCACGCAAAAAGACAGCTTCGGCTGTCTTTTTGCATTTTCGCGCCGCTTTCTTCAATTAACATCGCTTAAATCAGTCGATTGTAAGAAAGTGTAAACAAGGTCAACCGCAAGCTTCCGGACCGCGTTTTCTGCTCAGTGACACGGGAATCATCCCGGCACCAACAGACATACCAGACAAACCACCACTGAGGACTGCACCATGAAAAAAGCAATTGTTACCCTGATCGCCGGCCTGTTCGCAACTGCAGCCTTCGCCCAAACGCCGGCAGCACCTGCCGCCGCTCCGGCAGCTTCGGTTCCCGCGAAAGTGGAAGCGGCCCACACCAAGGCAGTCGTCAAGGCTGACGCCAAGGAAGCGCAAGCCGTCGTGAAAGCCGATGCCAAAGAAGCGAAAGCCGTCGTCGCCGCGAAAACGGAAGTCGCCAGCGCCAAAGCGGAAGCGGCCACCACCAAAGCCAAGGCACACCACAAAGCCAAGCACACGAAAGCCAAGGCTGATGCAAAACTGGCTTCGGCCACCGCTGAAGCAGCGCCAGCAGCAGCCAAGTAATCCCTCACACAATCGCTTGTCACTCGCCAGGAAAATACAATGAAAAAAGTTATCGCCACCCTCATCGCCGGCCTGTTCGCTACCGCTGCCTTCGCCCAAACTCCTGCCGCTCCGGCAGCATCGGTTCCCGCCAAGGCGGAAGCGGCCCACACGAAAGCCGTGGCCAAGGCTGAAGCCAAGGAAACCAAGGCTGTCGTGAAAGCCGATGCGAAAGAAGCGGTAGTCGCCGCCGACGCGAAAGCCGACGTGGCCAGCGCCAAGGCCGACGCCAAAGCCAGCAAGGCAAAAGCCCATCACAAGGCGACCAAGGCCAAAGTGAAAGCGGATGCGGCCAAAGCGGCAGAAGCGGTTCCAGCAACGCCAGCCAA is part of the Janthinobacterium sp. 67 genome and harbors:
- the ligD gene encoding DNA ligase D, whose product is MKADLKTYRSKRNFAVTPEPAGGDEDANDALTFVIQKHWASRLHYDFRLELDGTMKSWAVPKGPSYDPRDKRMAVQVEDHPIAYASFEGTIPEKQYGAGKVIIWDKGTWQPQPATPDARKALAAGELKFTLHGHKMHGKWVLVRMKGRADKRSEKQPAWLLIKEKDEYARPAAEFSVVDEFPDSVSNKALPKRKKRADGSAAPAAELPATLSPQLATLVDAPPPDAQDWIFEVKFDGYRILARCDGEHVALMTRNGNDWTAKLPKLRQALEKLGLPPGWYDGEIVVNDASGHPDFGALQRAFDAQTSSEIAYYLFDVPYFDGHDLRGQPVEARRALLQELLQSLPASPLVRFSDALDAAPQQLLAHACRLGLEGVIGKRRGSPYVTRRSGDWIKLKCGLRQEFVIGGYTAPQGAREGIGSLLLGVHDAQGKLHYAGNVGSGFDDASLRDLRRRLDALLADTSPFAGKAGGVRRPIWVQPQLVAEVSFAQWTSGGAVRHAVFHGLREDKKPAAIVRERARRIEKEKRMESKPMPDSVLPASFKVSHADRVIDKDSGARKIDLVCYYALVGKLMLAHLRGRPVSLVRAPAGVGGELFFQKHADTSTMPGVKQLDARLDPEHPPMLEVASLQGLLSAAQWNVVEFHTQNALASAYDTPNRLVFDLDPGKGVAWPAIREAAVLLRAFLTELGLPAWLKTSGGKGLHVVVPIRPKHDWDTVKAFSQAIVAHMAQHIPARFVVKSGPANRVGKIFIDYLRNGRGATTVCAWSARTRSGLGISVPLAWEELDELTAGDQWNVANVHDRLDVGNTPWDGYARSAKGLDSAMKKLGFTPPA